One part of the Cottoperca gobio chromosome 14, fCotGob3.1, whole genome shotgun sequence genome encodes these proteins:
- the LOC115018573 gene encoding protein FAM122A — MERMEVDQCAGAAGGAGGGALRRSNSAPMITSVSDGMTVFSPVSSARYRRSSVSINPSCPSQLVPLSPFSLTGDRLDHKRQEENMEMTLRGSLHRRSASSLIPAPVSQWHDHASVWFPSQDSGVTPNSSPSPTRRFRPAVSATVRWPALTPLKRKGGVESDGPPKKLFVAGVTDPAHRSSYTVSVSQSAADSPPAGGVSPQSSPLSLSPPPSFTPFTSHQHPGH, encoded by the exons ATGGAACGGATGGAAGTGGACCAGTGCGCAGGCGCAGCTGGCGGGGCAGGAGGCGGGGCACTCCGCAGATCGAACAGCGCCCCCATGATCACCAGTGTCAG tgacgGGATGACAGTCTTCAGTCCAGTGTCCTCGGCTCGGTACAGACGCAGCAGCGTGTCCATCAACCCCAGCTGCCCTTCACAG ctcgtccccctctctcctttctctctgacCGGAGACAGACTTGACCACAAGAGGCAG GAGGAGAACATGGAGATGACGCTCAGAGGAAGTCTGCACAGACGAAG tgCGTCCAGTCTGATCCCAGCTCCAGTCAGTCAGTGGCACGACCACGCATCAGTG TGGTTCCCGTCACAGGACAGCGGCGTCACACCGAACTCCTCCCCGAGTCCCACCAGGAGGTTCAG ACCAGCAGTCAGTGCCACAGTGAGGTGGCCAGCGCTAACTCCACTCAAGAGGaaag GAGGGGTGGAGTCTGACGGACCCCCAAAAAAGCTTTTTGTCGCTGGTGTAACGGATCCCGCCCACCGCAGCAGCTACACTGTCAG tgtctctcagtcagCAGCAgactctcctcctgcaggaggcGTCAGTCCTCAGTCCagccctctgtctctctctcctcccccctccttcaCCCCCTTCACCTCCCACCAGCACCCCGGACACTGA